TGTCGTGAGCCACTTCAACAAGCATCACAAGGGCGTGCTGGCGCGTGCGCTGACCCTGACGATTGCCGAGCCGAAGAACGTGCGTGCGGTGGCCCGAGTCGCATCGCGGGCCGGCTTGAGCGTGGAAGTCGCCTCGGCGACCGAACTGATCGTCCTCACCAGATGAACCCGGTCCCGGATTTACTCCGGCAAGGCGCCGATGCGTCCTATGGCAAGAGTCGGGATCTGCGGCGCGTGGACGAAGTCGTCGATCGCCTGATCGCGTTGGAGGACCAGGACGCCTCGGCACTGGCTTCGTTGGCGCTGACGAACATGATCGAGACGATGTACGAGGCCGGCTGGCAACCGTTCGACCTTCTCCACATCGTCAAGCGGCAGCAGACGCTCGCGGTGTCCTCGCTCGCCGCTGCGGTCCTGCTTCACCAATCGGATTCGACGAACTCGCACGAACGGGCGCCCGAGAACTGGGTCGAGCAGCTATCCGATATCTGTGCCGCATATCCGAAGGCCGCAGGACCACTGACAGCCTCCCCGAGTTTTCTTGCTGCACTGCTGAAGTCGAGTGGCAAAACGGATTACATTGCCGCCAACGATCAGTGGATTGCGGTACTTGCGCTGCTGGGCCAATGGCAGACGCTGCCGAGGTGGCCCCGAATCGGACCTTTTCCGTCGCAGTGGCCGGTTCGGCGGGCCAGCCGAACCGCGAAGTCCGGGCCGGTGAGCGGATCTCCGAACACCAAGATGCTCGGCAAGATTCGTGGCCTGCTCGCCAAGGCCGACGCCACCGATTTCGAGGAAGAGGCGGAGACACTCACCACCAAGGCGCAGGAGTTGATGACCAGATATTCCATCGATTCACTGTTGCTGACCGAAGGAAATGTCGATGTGATCAGCCGACGTCTGCATGTCGACAACCCCCATGCTCCACCCAAAGCCCAACTGCTGCATGCGGTGAGCACGGTCAACCGAGTCAAGAGCATCTGGGATCCGGAGTACGCGATTGCAACGCTCGTCGGATCACCCGTCGACATCGAGCAGACGGAGATCATGTTCACCTCGTTGCTGATCCAGGCGACACGCTCACTGTCGCACTCCCCCATAGCCAAACGACGTAAAGGTTCTGCCTCGGCAGCATTCGGCAAGGCCTTCCTCTATGCATACGGGGTCAGGATCGGCGAACGGCTCGGCGAAGCCGATGCGTATGCGGTGGAGGAAGCGTCGGAACAATCCGGCAACCTATTACCGATACTGGCGGCTCAGACGGTCGCTGTGGAGCAAGAATTCGACCGACTTTTCCCACGAGTTCGGACCATGCGCGGTCCGAGGTTGGATGCCGAAGGATGGGAGTCGGGGCACGCGGCCGCGGACGACGCGGAACTGGCGTAGCGAGGCGACATTACTTTCACGAGAACCGCAGGCCGTATCTCGGTACGCCGGTCATGTCGATCGAGCGATCTCGCATTGTCTGGCTGTTGGTGCTCGCACTGTCGGCAATCCTGACCGTACAAGTGCTCGAAGTGTTCGAGGATGCACTGGCCGTCGGCGATGTGCCCACGTGACATTGCCGCAGTGCTGTTTCGGGAGGTGCGCGTGGGCGCCACGATGGGAGGAATGCTCGGGTTGCTCGTCATCTACTTTCTCATCGCCGAGAGCGTCCTCGGCGTCTAACCGTGGACCGTCCATCGACGGTTACGTCGCGAGCACGTCTTCCTGCGCAGCCTGGGCCTGAGCGACTTGCTGCGGGGTGAACTTGATGAAGAACGCGGCGAGTCCGGCTACCACTGCAGCGACTGCGCAGCAGAAGAGGGCGAACATGTAGCCGGAGCTCAGGGCAGTGAGTTGGGTCTCGTTCATCAGAGTTGCCGGGCCGGTGGTTCCGCCGAGCGAAATCGTTCGCGAGGTGACCAATGCACCCACCACTGCCAGTGCGACGGGACCACCCAAGGTCTGAGCCACCAGAGCGATTGCTGTCAGTGGTCCGATCTCGGTCGCGCGGACGCCGGCGATGGCACACAGCGGCAGCGGTATCGACGCCATGCCGACGCCGAAGCCGATCCCGATGACCGGGAAGAAGATGCCAGGGAAGTACGACGAGTCCGCGTTCATCGTCGCGACCGAGAACAACAACCACCCCACCATGATGGCGCTGCCGGACATGACCAACCATCGCGGCTGTATTCGAACTACGAGCTTCGAGGTGATGAACGCTGCAGCACCCAAACCGAATGCGAACGGAACGAACGCCAGACCTGCATTGAGTGGGCTGTAGCCGAGGATGTCCTGGACGAAAAGCGCAACGAACGCGGCGAGGCAGAACATCACTCCGCCTGCGAAGAAGATCGCGACAAACGTGGCCACGCGGTTCTTGTTCGCGAACAAGGAAAACGGCAACAGCGGGTTCTCGGCCCTTCGCTCGACAGCCAGGAACAGTCCGAGCAGTATCAGGCCGCCGAGCAGCGAGCCGATGACGAGCGGGCTCGACCACCCCAGTTCGGTTCCCTCGCTCAAAGCGAGTACGACACCTGTGCAGCCGAGTGTGCCGAGGATCGCACCGGGGAAGTCGAGGGCAAGCCGTACGCCCGCCGTTTCCTTCAGCGACACCATGGCCAGAATGGCGATGGCGATGCCGATGGGCACGTTGATGAGAAAGATCCAGCGCCACGAAACCTGGGTCAAGGCGCCGCCGATGATGAGGCCGGCGATGGATCCGACGCCGGTCATTGCCGCATAGATCGCGATTGCCTGGTTCCGAACCGGGCCTGGCGCAAAGGTCGTCGCGACCAAGGCGAACGCCGTCGGCGACGCTACCGCCGCTCCAACGCCCTGAAGGGCACGCGCAGCCACCAACGTCGCCTCGTTGATGGCCAACCCACAGAGCAGGGATGCCACGGTGAACAGCACGACACCGCCGAGGAACATCTTCTTTCGACCGAACGCATCACCGAGTCTTCCGCCGAGAAGCATCAGTCCGCCGAAGGCCAATGCGTACGAGGTGAGAACCCAGTTGCGGCCGGCGTCGCTCAAACCCAGATCCGCCTGCAGCGGCGCCAACGCCAGGTTTGCCACCGTCCCGTCCAGAACCACCATCAGCTGAAGGCCACTGAGCACGATGATCGCCAGCCCGAAAGCCCTGGTCGTCACCGGGTACACGATGTCCGTCGTGGGCGCTGCGGGCTGCGATTGGTCAGGCACGGGAGTTCACGTTACCGAGGGTCTACGGAGAAACCCGCAACGGTTCCGATTACGACAATTGCCGGTGGGCGAATTCCCTCTTCTTTCACGCGCCGGCCCACCGTCGCGAGATCGGCTCTGACCTCACGCTGAGTACGCATCGTCCCCTCCTGCACCACCAACACCGGCGTCGAGGCGGGCCGTCCACCTTCGATGAGCACCGCGGCGAATTTGTCGATGCGTTCGACCGCCATCAAGAGCACGATCGTGCCCTTCAATCGTGCGAGCGCGCCCCAATCGACAAGTGAGTCGGGATGTTCCGGGGCGAGGTGGCCGCTCACGACCACGAATTCGTGGGTGACGCCGCGGTGCGTCACCGGAACTCCTGCCGCCGACGGCACCGAAATCGCACTCGTGATGCCGGGGACCACCGTCACCGGTATCCCGGCCTCGGCGAGAGCCTCGAGTTCTTCGTATCCACGACCGAACACGTACGGGTCACCGCCCTTG
This region of Rhodococcus sp. PAMC28707 genomic DNA includes:
- a CDS encoding DUF2786 domain-containing protein; amino-acid sequence: MNPVPDLLRQGADASYGKSRDLRRVDEVVDRLIALEDQDASALASLALTNMIETMYEAGWQPFDLLHIVKRQQTLAVSSLAAAVLLHQSDSTNSHERAPENWVEQLSDICAAYPKAAGPLTASPSFLAALLKSSGKTDYIAANDQWIAVLALLGQWQTLPRWPRIGPFPSQWPVRRASRTAKSGPVSGSPNTKMLGKIRGLLAKADATDFEEEAETLTTKAQELMTRYSIDSLLLTEGNVDVISRRLHVDNPHAPPKAQLLHAVSTVNRVKSIWDPEYAIATLVGSPVDIEQTEIMFTSLLIQATRSLSHSPIAKRRKGSASAAFGKAFLYAYGVRIGERLGEADAYAVEEASEQSGNLLPILAAQTVAVEQEFDRLFPRVRTMRGPRLDAEGWESGHAAADDAELA
- a CDS encoding MFS transporter, with the translated sequence MYPVTTRAFGLAIIVLSGLQLMVVLDGTVANLALAPLQADLGLSDAGRNWVLTSYALAFGGLMLLGGRLGDAFGRKKMFLGGVVLFTVASLLCGLAINEATLVAARALQGVGAAVASPTAFALVATTFAPGPVRNQAIAIYAAMTGVGSIAGLIIGGALTQVSWRWIFLINVPIGIAIAILAMVSLKETAGVRLALDFPGAILGTLGCTGVVLALSEGTELGWSSPLVIGSLLGGLILLGLFLAVERRAENPLLPFSLFANKNRVATFVAIFFAGGVMFCLAAFVALFVQDILGYSPLNAGLAFVPFAFGLGAAAFITSKLVVRIQPRWLVMSGSAIMVGWLLFSVATMNADSSYFPGIFFPVIGIGFGVGMASIPLPLCAIAGVRATEIGPLTAIALVAQTLGGPVALAVVGALVTSRTISLGGTTGPATLMNETQLTALSSGYMFALFCCAVAAVVAGLAAFFIKFTPQQVAQAQAAQEDVLAT